A region from the Triticum aestivum cultivar Chinese Spring chromosome 3D, IWGSC CS RefSeq v2.1, whole genome shotgun sequence genome encodes:
- the LOC123074604 gene encoding cold-regulated 413 inner membrane protein 2, chloroplastic isoform X1 — translation MPSPSPRSSYGRRARSGPRPYTHTVTGRRVVAPPGRRRRVLRVGAHQHRGAAMDSRRGRSPRKAVNWSFPCQRCCMLFVSIAPYQFMNLRGTQDSVILSLAIAAYLAFQHFTGAGGVRKALDHGAVVATLCIICITLIPFLFLL, via the exons ATGCCGTCACCGTCTCCCCGGTCGTCTTACGGCCGCCGCGCGCGCTCAGGTCCGCGGCCGTACACCCACACGGTGACG GGGAGACGCGTGGTGGCGCCGCCGGGGAGACGCCGCCGTGTGCTGCGCGTCGGCGCACATCAGCACCGAGGCGCTGCAATGGATAGCAGACGCGGAAGAAGCCCAAGAAAAGCG GTGAACTGGAGCTTCCCTTGTCAACGATGCTGTATGCTGTTTGTTAGTATTGCTCCTTACCAGTTTATGAACTTGAG GGGCACTCAAGACTCTGTAATACTGTCATTGGCAATAGCAGCTTATCTCGCGTTTCAGCATTTCACCGGGGCCGGAGGCGTGCGGAAGGCCTTGGACCATGGAGCGGTAGTTGCAACCTTGTGCATCATCTGCATCACGCTTATCCCCTTCTTGTTCTTGCTCTGA
- the LOC123074604 gene encoding cold-regulated 413 inner membrane protein 2, chloroplastic isoform X2 — MGFLAICRGDAWWRRRGDAAVCCASAHISTEALQWIADAEEAQEKRCVCYPCFQVNWSFPCQRCCMLFVSIAPYQFMNLRGTQDSVILSLAIAAYLAFQHFTGAGGVRKALDHGAVVATLCIICITLIPFLFLL; from the exons ATGGGTTTTCTGGCGATCTGCAGGGGAGACGCGTGGTGGCGCCGCCGGGGAGACGCCGCCGTGTGCTGCGCGTCGGCGCACATCAGCACCGAGGCGCTGCAATGGATAGCAGACGCGGAAGAAGCCCAAGAAAAGCGGTGCGTCTGCTATCCTTGCTTCCAG GTGAACTGGAGCTTCCCTTGTCAACGATGCTGTATGCTGTTTGTTAGTATTGCTCCTTACCAGTTTATGAACTTGAG GGGCACTCAAGACTCTGTAATACTGTCATTGGCAATAGCAGCTTATCTCGCGTTTCAGCATTTCACCGGGGCCGGAGGCGTGCGGAAGGCCTTGGACCATGGAGCGGTAGTTGCAACCTTGTGCATCATCTGCATCACGCTTATCCCCTTCTTGTTCTTGCTCTGA
- the LOC123078741 gene encoding uncharacterized protein isoform X2 encodes MSGMPSDDASAQMRLEGEVSGEKVEDTQDENEGSGMPSPQEEEAAIKKKYGGKMPKKSPLISKDHERAFFDSADWALGKVEVPTSLKGPLKLFDQNSSLLNKMLVPADLPMHLQTMMRV; translated from the exons ATGTCCGGAATGCCATCTGATGATGCAAGTGCTCAAATGAGGCTTGAAGGAGAAGTTTCTGGCGAAAAGGTAGAAGACACTCAAGATGAGAATGAAGGCAGTGGCATGCCCTCTCCACAAGAGGAG GAGGCAGCAATCAAGAAAAAATATGGAGGAAAAATGCCCAAAAAATCGCCACTTATATCGAAG GACCATGAGCGGGCTTTCTTTGATTCTGCTGATTGGGCTTTAGGAAAG GTGGAAGTCCCAACAAGCCTAAAGGGCCCCTTGAAGCTCTTCGACCAAAACTCCAG CCTACTCAACAAAATGCTCGTGCCCGCcgatcttcctatgcatctgcagaCAATGATG AGAGTTTGA
- the LOC123078741 gene encoding uncharacterized protein isoform X1, with product MSGMPSDDASAQMRLEGEVSGEKVEDTQDENEGSGMPSPQEEEAAIKKKYGGKMPKKSPLISKDHERAFFDSADWALGKQGGSPNKPKGPLEALRPKLQPTQQNARARRSSYASADNDESLSLPAEELIQNDDPTEDKNKE from the exons ATGTCCGGAATGCCATCTGATGATGCAAGTGCTCAAATGAGGCTTGAAGGAGAAGTTTCTGGCGAAAAGGTAGAAGACACTCAAGATGAGAATGAAGGCAGTGGCATGCCCTCTCCACAAGAGGAG GAGGCAGCAATCAAGAAAAAATATGGAGGAAAAATGCCCAAAAAATCGCCACTTATATCGAAG GACCATGAGCGGGCTTTCTTTGATTCTGCTGATTGGGCTTTAGGAAAG CAAGGTGGAAGTCCCAACAAGCCTAAAGGGCCCCTTGAAGCTCTTCGACCAAAACTCCAG CCTACTCAACAAAATGCTCGTGCCCGCcgatcttcctatgcatctgcagaCAATGATG AGAGTTTGAGTTTGCCTGCCGAGGAGCTGATCCAGAATGATGATCCAACTGAAGACAAGAACAAGGAATAA